One stretch of Aeromicrobium fastidiosum DNA includes these proteins:
- a CDS encoding DNA polymerase III subunit gamma and tau, translated as MDAPLALYRRYRPETFAEVIGQEHVTDPLRHALAANKVNHAYLFSGPRGCGKTTSARILARALNCEKAPISDPCGQCQSCRDLARGGPGSIDVIEIDAASHGGVDDARDLRERAFFAPVSSRYKVYIIDEAHMVSPQGFNALLKLVEEPPPHLKFIFATTEPDKVIGTIRSRTHHYPFRLVPPKALGDYLMQLCAAEGVALAPTALPLVVRAGQGSVRDTLSVLDQLLGGAGPEGVTYELAVALLGYTPDSLLDEAIDAFAASDGSTVFGVVDKVIESGQDPRRFAEDLLQRLRDLVIVAAVPDALDKGLLDVPGDRAERLVTQANGFGPSELTRAADIVNAALMEFRGATAPRLLLELMCARILVPGADNSTQGFQARLDRVERRLAMDGGAPAPAPAPARVSPPVEPALPVEPVETPVLSTGSRSEAPVEPTPPVEPAPPVEPVETATPPVEPVETPAPAGQLTIADVRRLWPEILDKIRDMRRFAWIMLSQNAQVMALDGQVLTIALVNTGARDSFLSSGSDDYVQRALHEVLGVTWRIEAIVDPGARPGVPDDDHDDSPRPAAPPAAPSTPPVAVPDSVRAALRESHSPEKREDPDASADRDDPVVTIEELDPEALLSRELGAEVIDETRTD; from the coding sequence GTGGATGCCCCCCTCGCGCTGTACCGCCGCTATCGGCCGGAGACCTTCGCCGAGGTGATCGGGCAGGAGCACGTCACCGACCCGCTCCGCCACGCGCTCGCCGCCAACAAGGTCAACCACGCCTACCTCTTCTCGGGCCCGCGCGGCTGCGGCAAGACCACCAGCGCCCGCATCCTGGCCCGCGCGCTCAACTGCGAGAAGGCGCCGATCTCCGATCCGTGCGGGCAGTGCCAGAGCTGCCGTGACCTCGCGCGGGGCGGCCCCGGCAGCATCGACGTCATCGAGATCGACGCGGCCAGCCACGGCGGCGTCGACGACGCCCGCGACCTGCGCGAGCGGGCGTTCTTCGCACCCGTCAGCAGCCGCTACAAGGTCTACATCATCGACGAGGCGCACATGGTGTCGCCGCAGGGCTTCAACGCGCTGCTCAAGCTCGTCGAGGAGCCGCCGCCGCACCTCAAGTTCATCTTCGCCACGACCGAGCCCGACAAGGTCATCGGCACGATCCGGTCGCGCACGCACCACTACCCGTTCCGGCTCGTGCCGCCGAAGGCGCTGGGCGACTACCTGATGCAGCTGTGCGCCGCCGAGGGTGTCGCGCTGGCTCCCACCGCCCTGCCGCTGGTCGTGCGGGCCGGCCAGGGGTCCGTGCGCGACACGCTCAGCGTGCTCGACCAGCTGCTCGGCGGGGCCGGGCCCGAGGGCGTCACCTACGAGCTCGCGGTCGCCCTGCTCGGCTACACCCCCGACTCCCTGCTCGACGAGGCGATCGACGCCTTCGCCGCCAGCGACGGGTCCACGGTGTTCGGGGTCGTCGACAAGGTCATCGAGTCGGGGCAGGATCCGCGCCGCTTCGCCGAAGACCTCCTGCAGCGGCTGCGCGATCTCGTGATCGTGGCCGCCGTGCCCGATGCGCTCGACAAGGGCCTGCTCGACGTGCCGGGCGACCGCGCCGAGCGGCTCGTGACGCAGGCCAACGGCTTCGGTCCGTCCGAGCTGACCCGGGCCGCCGACATCGTCAACGCGGCGCTCATGGAGTTCCGGGGTGCCACGGCCCCCCGACTGCTGCTCGAGCTGATGTGCGCGCGCATCCTCGTGCCGGGAGCCGACAACTCGACGCAGGGCTTCCAGGCCCGGCTCGACCGTGTCGAGCGGCGGCTCGCGATGGACGGTGGGGCACCGGCACCGGCGCCGGCGCCGGCGCGGGTCTCCCCGCCGGTTGAGCCTGCCTTGCCGGTCGAGCCTGTCGAGACCCCCGTCCTTTCGACAGGCTCAAGGAGCGAGGCCCCGGTCGAGCCGACCCCGCCGGTCGAGCCTGCCCCGCCGGTTGAGCCTGTCGAAACCGCGACCCCGCCGGTCGAGCCTGTCGAGACCCCCGCCCCGGCCGGGCAGCTGACGATCGCCGACGTGCGGCGACTGTGGCCCGAGATCCTCGACAAGATCCGCGACATGCGCCGCTTCGCCTGGATCATGCTGAGCCAGAACGCCCAGGTCATGGCGCTCGACGGGCAGGTGCTCACGATCGCCCTGGTCAACACCGGCGCGCGCGACTCCTTCCTCAGCAGCGGCTCCGACGACTACGTCCAGCGCGCGCTCCACGAGGTGCTGGGCGTGACGTGGCGCATCGAGGCGATCGTCGACCCGGGTGCCCGTCCGGGCGTGCCCGACGACGACCACGACGACTCTCCTCGTCCTGCGGCCCCGCCGGCAGCACCGTCCACACCGCCTGTGGCCGTGCCTGACTCCGTCCGTGCCGCGCTGCGCGAGTCCCACTCGCCCGAGAAGCGCGAAGACCCCGACGCGTCCGCCGACCGCGACGACCCGGTCGTCACGATCGAGGAGCTCGACCCCGAGGCGCTGCTCAGCCGAGAGCTGGGCGCGGAAGTCATTGACGAGACCCGCACCGACTGA
- a CDS encoding aminodeoxychorismate synthase component I, with translation MTRPAPTEISRRRLDLRDEPLDVLRRFRGRERLVALIGAWHHGEALIAFDPVEVLEGDPFAGIDVEPLPPGGGFGGGWIGAWGYQLGHLVERLPPPPRRPHPQPHHRLGFYDRVLRLCDGTWWLESLTSDTERDAAILEALAVPAPAPRPHDVGTFTMTPSPDGHRAAVAQVLEHIAAGDIFQANVCARLEAPFAGDPLDVFCAGVQQLRPAYAAFVDSPDGALASLSPELFVRRAGDEVLSSPIKGTAPLGTDPDDLVASAKDRAENVMIVDLVRNDLGRVSVPGSVRVPAIVRAERHAVWHLVSDVVGHLEGGVRDSDLLRATFPPGSVTGAPKVRAMQIVNDVEATAREAYTGAIGHVSPGAGLELNVVIRTFEFPAARDRVWLGVGGGVVADSTPDAEYAECLVKARPLIEAVGGVLDLRADAPSAARTPRALEVPDAPAADEALGVYDTLLVLDGRVVDLDAHLARLDTSVRAVYGHPVRGGLDEAVVRRVSGLRGRHRLRIDAVPSGGGADVEVSMTVRPVDDAGDTWILRPRRVAAGLGQHKWADRRALTHDGPPDHDLLLVDDDGSVLETARASIFVVHDDAVLTPPTDGRILPGTARERVVELLRDAAVPLFQRRLTLDDVASATEVFATNAVRGVVPVRTVDGIGSWPVGRTTTWLRDSLQQAWADPDGGAAATPPVVRHVTEAPPSRARVLFVDNYDSFVYNLVQYVGELGATAEVVRNDAVTVDELVAARARGEFTHLVVSPGPGTPAEAGISREAIRRLGPMTPTLGVCLGHQAIAEVFGATVVRAREVVHGKPSLVHHDGRGVYAGLPSPLVCARYHSLVVDPATVPAELEVTARTASGVIMGVRHRVHPVEGVQMHPESILTSRGHDMLHAFLTS, from the coding sequence TTGACGAGACCCGCACCGACTGAGATCTCGCGTCGGCGACTCGACCTGCGCGACGAGCCGCTCGACGTCCTGAGACGGTTCCGCGGACGGGAGCGGCTCGTCGCGCTGATCGGTGCGTGGCACCACGGTGAGGCACTGATCGCCTTCGACCCCGTCGAGGTGCTCGAGGGCGACCCGTTCGCCGGCATCGACGTCGAGCCGTTGCCGCCCGGCGGCGGTTTCGGCGGTGGGTGGATCGGCGCGTGGGGCTACCAGCTGGGCCACCTCGTCGAACGGCTGCCGCCCCCGCCTCGCCGACCGCACCCCCAGCCGCACCACAGGCTGGGCTTCTACGACCGGGTGCTGCGGCTGTGCGACGGCACGTGGTGGCTGGAGTCGCTGACGTCCGACACCGAGCGCGACGCGGCGATCCTGGAGGCGCTGGCCGTGCCGGCACCCGCGCCCCGGCCTCACGACGTCGGCACGTTCACGATGACACCGTCACCGGACGGTCACCGGGCGGCCGTGGCGCAGGTGCTCGAGCACATCGCGGCCGGCGACATCTTCCAGGCCAACGTGTGCGCCCGGCTCGAGGCACCGTTCGCGGGCGATCCGCTCGACGTGTTCTGCGCGGGCGTCCAGCAGCTCCGGCCGGCCTATGCGGCGTTCGTCGACAGCCCCGACGGCGCGTTGGCCAGCCTGTCGCCAGAGCTGTTCGTGCGGCGCGCGGGCGACGAGGTGCTGAGCTCGCCGATCAAGGGCACGGCCCCGCTCGGCACCGATCCCGACGACCTGGTGGCGTCGGCGAAGGACCGTGCCGAGAACGTCATGATCGTCGACCTCGTCCGCAACGACCTCGGGCGGGTCAGCGTGCCGGGGTCGGTGCGCGTACCGGCGATCGTGCGGGCCGAGCGTCACGCGGTCTGGCACCTCGTCTCCGACGTCGTCGGGCACCTCGAGGGTGGCGTGCGTGACTCCGACCTGCTGCGGGCGACGTTCCCGCCCGGCTCCGTCACGGGTGCTCCCAAGGTGCGCGCGATGCAGATCGTCAACGACGTCGAGGCGACCGCCCGCGAGGCCTACACGGGCGCGATCGGCCACGTGAGCCCCGGAGCGGGCCTCGAGCTCAACGTCGTCATCCGCACCTTCGAGTTCCCGGCTGCGCGCGACCGGGTGTGGCTGGGCGTCGGCGGGGGAGTCGTGGCCGACTCCACGCCCGACGCAGAGTACGCCGAGTGCCTCGTCAAGGCCCGGCCGCTGATCGAGGCCGTCGGCGGGGTGCTCGACCTGCGCGCCGATGCCCCCTCCGCCGCGCGCACGCCACGGGCGCTCGAGGTGCCGGACGCCCCGGCGGCCGACGAGGCACTCGGTGTGTACGACACGCTGCTGGTGCTCGACGGGCGTGTCGTCGACCTCGATGCGCACCTCGCCCGGCTCGACACGAGTGTCCGCGCGGTCTACGGCCACCCTGTCCGAGGTGGTCTCGACGAGGCGGTCGTGCGGCGTGTCTCCGGACTGCGAGGGCGCCATCGACTGCGCATCGACGCGGTGCCGTCGGGGGGCGGAGCCGACGTCGAGGTCTCGATGACCGTGCGCCCCGTCGACGACGCGGGCGACACCTGGATCCTGCGACCGCGCAGGGTCGCCGCCGGCCTCGGCCAGCACAAGTGGGCCGACCGGCGGGCGCTGACGCACGACGGTCCGCCCGACCACGACCTGCTGCTCGTCGACGACGACGGGTCCGTGCTGGAGACGGCACGGGCGTCGATCTTCGTGGTGCACGACGACGCGGTCCTGACACCGCCCACCGACGGCCGCATCCTGCCCGGCACGGCGCGCGAGCGGGTCGTCGAGCTGCTGCGCGACGCCGCGGTCCCGCTCTTCCAGCGTCGGCTGACCCTCGACGACGTGGCGTCGGCGACGGAGGTCTTCGCGACCAACGCGGTTCGCGGTGTCGTGCCGGTCCGGACGGTCGACGGCATCGGGTCGTGGCCGGTCGGTCGCACGACGACGTGGCTGCGCGACTCCCTGCAGCAGGCCTGGGCCGACCCCGACGGCGGTGCCGCTGCCACGCCTCCGGTGGTGCGACACGTGACGGAGGCGCCACCCAGCCGGGCGCGGGTGCTGTTCGTCGACAACTACGACTCGTTCGTCTACAACCTCGTGCAGTACGTCGGCGAGCTGGGTGCCACGGCCGAGGTCGTCCGCAACGACGCCGTCACGGTCGACGAGCTCGTGGCGGCGCGCGCCCGCGGCGAGTTCACCCACCTGGTGGTGTCGCCCGGGCCCGGCACGCCCGCCGAGGCCGGCATCAGCCGTGAGGCGATCCGCCGCCTGGGGCCCATGACCCCCACCCTGGGCGTCTGCCTCGGGCACCAGGCCATCGCCGAGGTGTTCGGCGCGACGGTCGTGCGTGCGCGCGAGGTCGTCCACGGCAAGCCGTCGCTCGTCCACCACGACGGCCGGGGCGTCTACGCGGGTCTCCCGTCGCCGTTGGTGTGTGCCCGCTACCACTCGCTGGTCGTCGATCCGGCGACCGTCCCCGCCGAGCTCGAGGTGACGGCACGCACGGCCTCGGGCGTGATCATGGGCGTCCGGCACCGGGTGCATCCCGTCGAGGGCGTGCAGATGCACCCCGAGTCGATCCTGACGTCGCGGGGCCACGACATGCTCCACGCCTTCCTGACCAGCTAG
- a CDS encoding N-acyl-D-amino-acid deacylase family protein — protein sequence MNELDLIIRGGTYFDGTGAPGVVADIGIADGRVEIVSPDGLTAGPGTRVVEAVGQWVMPGFVDAHTHYDAEVQVAPGLNESVRHGVTTVLVGNCSLSTVYSTPLDIADLFSRVEALPRTHVLGALEDAKTWSTPQGWVDALEQLPLGPHVASFLGHSDVRASVMGMGRSTDPAQTASRQEQAEIERRLEDALDAGFLGISTMTNPWDKLDGDRYRSRSLPSTYSSWKEFRGLSRVLRRRGRVLQGVPNLNKKYDIAFYLTTAMGRVRKPLKVSLLAAADTKAEPWVQRIFAPLAFIANKIGGGQFTWQHLPTTFRVWADGIDLVVFEEFGSGREALHLREEMGRNELLNDEAYRRWFRHDFDKRFSPRVWHRDFDDAEITECPDADLVGMMIGQVARDRGVHPVDCYLDLVVEHGTKLRWKTNIANTRPKIQDQLVNRYGITIGFSDAGAHLRNMAFYNFGIRLLNRVHQAQVKGKPFMTVEKAVFKLTGELGNFYGIDAGRIQVGDRADIVVVDPAGLSDEVDSYHEALMPAFGDMSRMVNRNDAAVSATIVSGELVFERGRFVDGYGVSLGTGRFLRAGEPRGTVAPVRRRQEVLAQ from the coding sequence ATGAACGAGCTCGATCTCATCATCCGCGGCGGTACCTATTTCGACGGCACGGGTGCTCCCGGCGTCGTCGCCGACATCGGGATCGCGGACGGCCGCGTCGAGATCGTCAGCCCCGACGGTCTGACCGCGGGCCCCGGCACCCGGGTCGTCGAGGCAGTCGGCCAATGGGTCATGCCCGGCTTCGTCGACGCCCACACCCATTACGACGCCGAGGTGCAGGTCGCGCCCGGACTCAACGAGTCGGTGCGCCACGGCGTCACGACCGTGCTGGTCGGCAACTGCTCGTTGTCGACGGTCTACTCGACCCCGCTCGACATCGCCGATCTCTTCAGCCGGGTCGAGGCATTGCCGCGCACCCACGTGCTGGGTGCCCTGGAGGACGCCAAGACGTGGTCGACGCCGCAAGGCTGGGTCGACGCCCTCGAGCAGCTGCCACTCGGCCCACACGTCGCCTCGTTCCTGGGGCATTCCGATGTCCGCGCCAGCGTCATGGGCATGGGACGCTCGACCGACCCGGCGCAGACGGCGTCACGCCAGGAGCAGGCCGAGATCGAGCGCCGTCTCGAGGACGCGCTCGACGCCGGCTTCCTCGGCATCTCGACGATGACCAACCCCTGGGACAAGCTCGACGGCGACCGCTATCGCTCGCGCTCCCTGCCCTCCACGTACTCGAGCTGGAAGGAGTTCCGCGGCCTCAGCCGCGTGCTCCGGCGGCGCGGTCGCGTGCTGCAGGGCGTCCCCAACCTCAACAAGAAGTACGACATCGCCTTCTACCTCACGACCGCGATGGGCCGGGTGCGCAAGCCGCTGAAGGTCTCGCTGCTGGCCGCGGCCGACACCAAGGCCGAGCCGTGGGTGCAGCGCATCTTCGCGCCGCTGGCGTTCATCGCCAACAAGATCGGCGGCGGGCAGTTCACCTGGCAGCACCTGCCGACGACCTTCCGCGTGTGGGCCGACGGCATCGACCTCGTGGTGTTCGAGGAGTTCGGCTCCGGACGTGAGGCCCTGCACCTGCGCGAGGAGATGGGCCGCAACGAGCTGCTGAACGACGAGGCCTACCGACGCTGGTTCCGTCACGACTTCGACAAGCGGTTCAGCCCGCGCGTGTGGCACCGCGACTTCGACGACGCCGAGATCACCGAGTGCCCCGATGCCGATCTGGTCGGGATGATGATCGGGCAGGTGGCCCGCGATCGCGGCGTGCACCCCGTCGACTGCTACCTCGACCTCGTCGTCGAGCACGGCACGAAGCTGCGCTGGAAGACCAACATCGCCAACACCCGGCCGAAGATCCAGGACCAGCTGGTCAACCGCTACGGCATCACGATCGGCTTCTCCGACGCTGGTGCGCACCTGCGCAACATGGCGTTCTACAACTTCGGCATCCGGCTGCTCAACCGCGTCCACCAGGCGCAGGTCAAGGGCAAGCCGTTCATGACGGTCGAGAAGGCCGTCTTCAAGCTGACCGGCGAGCTCGGCAACTTCTACGGCATCGACGCCGGACGTATCCAGGTCGGCGACCGCGCCGACATCGTCGTGGTCGACCCGGCCGGCCTGAGCGACGAGGTCGACAGCTATCACGAGGCGCTGATGCCGGCCTTCGGCGACATGAGCCGGATGGTCAACCGCAACGACGCCGCCGTGTCGGCCACGATCGTCTCGGGAGAGCTGGTGTTCGAGCGCGGCCGGTTCGTGGACGGTTACGGGGTCTCTCTCGGCACGGGACGGTTCCTGCGCGCCGGCGAGCCGCGGGGGACCGTCGCACCCGTGCGGCGTCGCCAGGAGGTGCTGGCACAGTAG
- a CDS encoding TetR/AcrR family transcriptional regulator — protein sequence MATPTRRTQTERREGTMAAVVEAAVEALAEVGYARTTTAEIARRAGVSQGGLFRHFGSRLDVVLAAAEAIRSRQLVDFSAGLGSLGEVDLDQVVRRLRQATRAPINSAWYELVVAARADAELRAVLGPMAARYHAEILELGRALPIAAHLPPLELDTIVMSIVHLLDGEALMASVHPQPEQEDVRVDQLVRLLSGHPLF from the coding sequence ATGGCCACGCCCACCCGTCGCACGCAGACCGAGCGCCGGGAGGGCACGATGGCAGCCGTCGTCGAGGCGGCGGTCGAGGCGCTCGCCGAGGTCGGGTACGCCCGCACCACGACGGCCGAGATCGCCCGCCGGGCAGGGGTCTCCCAAGGCGGCCTGTTCCGGCACTTCGGCTCGCGGCTCGACGTCGTCCTGGCCGCGGCCGAGGCGATCCGGTCACGCCAGCTGGTCGACTTCTCCGCGGGGCTCGGGTCGCTGGGGGAGGTCGATCTCGACCAGGTCGTCCGCCGTCTGCGGCAGGCGACCCGGGCGCCGATCAACTCCGCCTGGTATGAGCTGGTCGTGGCGGCGCGCGCCGATGCCGAGCTGCGGGCGGTGCTGGGGCCGATGGCCGCGCGCTACCACGCCGAGATCCTCGAGCTGGGGCGTGCGCTGCCGATTGCGGCCCACCTGCCGCCGCTCGAGCTCGACACGATCGTCATGAGCATCGTGCACCTGCTCGACGGGGAGGCGCTGATGGCCTCGGTGCACCCGCAGCCCGAGCAGGAGGACGTCCGCGTCGATCAGCTCGTCCGCCTCCTGTCGGGCCATCCGCTGTTCTGA
- a CDS encoding nuclear transport factor 2 family protein, producing MAGPVPAKGVGPEWPQWLEDLYQRADGLDAAGFASAFAAGGSMRFGNGPVLVGSEAIEESLDDFFEAVTSMQHRLLKVWGDSDDIAFEAVVTYGRGDGALVEIPAVTAYTREEDGSLHCRIYCDMAPVFAE from the coding sequence ATGGCCGGCCCGGTGCCCGCCAAAGGAGTGGGTCCCGAGTGGCCGCAGTGGCTCGAGGACCTCTACCAGCGCGCAGACGGCCTGGACGCCGCCGGCTTCGCCTCCGCGTTCGCGGCCGGCGGGTCGATGCGATTCGGCAACGGCCCCGTCCTCGTCGGGTCGGAAGCGATCGAGGAGTCGCTCGACGACTTCTTCGAGGCGGTGACCTCGATGCAGCACCGGCTGCTGAAGGTCTGGGGGGACAGCGACGACATCGCCTTCGAGGCGGTCGTCACCTACGGCCGCGGTGACGGCGCACTCGTCGAGATCCCCGCCGTGACGGCGTACACCCGCGAGGAGGACGGCTCGCTGCACTGCCGGATCTACTGCGACATGGCACCCGTCTTCGCCGAATAG
- a CDS encoding RidA family protein: protein MTRTLKNPAGIHAAPGFSHIAISSGSTWVHFAGQVALDHEFNVVGEGLFEQTQAAMKNLKTAMDECGVAWTNIVRRTIYTTQPTEYAVITEAIDSVTGGGDGPAQTILGVTGLAVPGLVIEIECTAVLD from the coding sequence GTGACACGCACCCTCAAGAACCCCGCAGGCATCCACGCCGCACCCGGCTTCAGCCACATCGCCATCTCGAGTGGGTCCACCTGGGTCCACTTCGCCGGGCAGGTTGCCCTCGACCACGAGTTCAACGTCGTCGGAGAAGGACTCTTCGAACAGACCCAGGCCGCCATGAAGAACCTCAAGACCGCGATGGACGAGTGCGGTGTCGCCTGGACCAACATCGTGCGTCGCACCATCTACACGACGCAGCCGACCGAGTACGCCGTGATCACCGAGGCCATCGACTCCGTCACGGGCGGCGGCGATGGCCCCGCCCAGACGATCCTGGGCGTGACCGGACTCGCCGTGCCGGGTCTGGTCATCGAGATCGAGTGCACGGCGGTGCTCGACTGA
- a CDS encoding Na+/H+ antiporter NhaC family protein: MTSIASQTDSEAMSPDRPWLEMRGSWLFAFVPVVCFVISCVALFAHYKAFDLTGLAAGGIVSLLIGALFAKDYSGFWDAVMRGIASPTSVTIIVILFVIGMFSELVKVTNLSSGFVWIGNEVGLNGTTIVVFTFLAVCLIAMATGSSIGTMFTAFPIFFAGGIGLGADPALLAGAIISGAIFGDNLAPISDTTIISASTQRFRTKEGSADIAGVVRSRARYSLVAAAIAAALFLVLAALHGNGSTSGDVADSASAKPLIMLVPVALLMITSFITRDIFKAITVGLITGIATGLLSGLIHGGDVVGVKDGALTGFIASGVQNIIGTVALVIAVFGIMGVLTAAGVLDRAIGALLSSGWVHTPRGAEVAIGLGITATTAMFGGVNSASMMTFGPVADDIGSRVGLHPYRRCNVMDSFAMGLSCVIPFVSAFLFIGTLLTTGYDGVQPLTALDLFPAVLYPLSLTVVMVVAVATGWGRTFEGPDGTPVRDPRDAAVAVPTSV, translated from the coding sequence ATGACGTCAATTGCGAGCCAGACCGACAGCGAGGCGATGAGCCCCGACCGACCGTGGTTGGAGATGCGCGGAAGCTGGCTCTTCGCCTTCGTACCCGTCGTGTGCTTCGTGATCTCCTGCGTAGCCCTCTTCGCGCACTACAAGGCGTTCGACCTGACGGGCCTGGCAGCCGGCGGGATCGTCTCCCTGCTCATCGGCGCGCTGTTCGCCAAGGACTACTCCGGGTTCTGGGACGCCGTCATGCGCGGCATCGCGAGTCCCACCTCCGTCACGATCATCGTCATCCTGTTCGTCATCGGGATGTTCTCCGAGCTCGTGAAGGTCACCAACCTGTCGAGCGGTTTCGTGTGGATCGGCAACGAGGTGGGGTTGAACGGCACCACGATCGTCGTGTTCACCTTCCTCGCCGTGTGCCTGATCGCGATGGCCACCGGCTCGTCGATCGGCACGATGTTCACGGCCTTCCCGATCTTCTTCGCCGGCGGCATCGGCCTGGGCGCCGATCCCGCGCTGCTGGCCGGCGCGATCATCTCGGGCGCCATCTTCGGCGACAACCTCGCTCCCATCTCGGACACCACGATCATCTCGGCCTCCACGCAGCGCTTCAGGACCAAGGAGGGGTCCGCCGACATCGCAGGAGTCGTCAGGTCCCGCGCGCGCTACTCCCTCGTCGCGGCCGCGATCGCCGCAGCACTGTTCCTCGTGCTCGCCGCGCTCCATGGCAACGGCTCGACCAGTGGCGACGTGGCCGACTCCGCGAGCGCCAAGCCCCTCATCATGCTGGTGCCCGTGGCCCTGCTGATGATCACGTCCTTCATCACCCGCGACATCTTCAAGGCCATCACCGTCGGCCTCATCACGGGCATCGCCACGGGTCTGCTGAGCGGCCTCATCCACGGCGGCGACGTGGTCGGCGTCAAGGACGGCGCCCTCACCGGCTTCATCGCGTCCGGCGTGCAGAACATCATCGGAACCGTCGCCCTCGTGATCGCCGTCTTCGGCATCATGGGCGTCCTGACCGCTGCGGGAGTCCTCGACCGGGCCATCGGAGCCCTGCTGTCCAGCGGCTGGGTGCACACCCCGCGCGGCGCCGAGGTCGCCATCGGCCTGGGGATCACCGCGACGACGGCGATGTTCGGCGGGGTCAACTCAGCCTCGATGATGACCTTCGGCCCGGTCGCCGATGACATCGGCTCGCGGGTCGGCCTGCACCCGTACCGCCGCTGCAACGTCATGGACAGCTTCGCCATGGGGCTGTCGTGCGTCATCCCGTTCGTGAGCGCCTTCCTGTTCATCGGCACCCTGCTCACGACGGGCTACGACGGGGTGCAGCCGCTCACCGCGCTGGATCTGTTTCCCGCCGTGCTGTACCCCCTGTCGCTGACCGTCGTCATGGTCGTCGCCGTCGCCACGGGCTGGGGCCGGACGTTCGAGGGCCCCGACGGCACGCCGGTCCGCGATCCCCGCGATGCGGCCGTGGCCGTCCCCACCTCCGTCTGA
- a CDS encoding helix-turn-helix domain-containing protein, translating into MIGTRLRELRTAQGLTLRALAEEIDVSPTLISQVERGVAEPSLKTLRSLATFFGTSVSTLFDDGEDLPGVHLSLPGERSRISSPSGHIQYERIAQGRGQLEVLIGVLGPGDTSSDEAWAHEAVECAYVLTGTLTVEVGRATHEVPVGAAISFDSNQPHRYLNRGSEQVRFILSATPPTP; encoded by the coding sequence ATGATCGGCACACGACTTCGGGAGCTGCGAACCGCCCAGGGCCTGACCCTGCGCGCCCTCGCCGAGGAGATCGACGTCTCACCCACCCTGATCAGCCAGGTCGAGCGCGGTGTCGCCGAGCCGAGCCTGAAGACGTTGCGCAGCCTGGCCACGTTCTTCGGCACCTCGGTCTCGACCCTGTTCGACGACGGCGAAGATCTCCCCGGCGTGCACCTCAGCCTTCCCGGCGAGCGCTCCCGCATCAGCTCACCGAGCGGTCACATCCAGTACGAGCGCATCGCCCAGGGGCGCGGGCAGCTCGAGGTCCTGATCGGCGTCCTCGGCCCCGGTGACACCTCCAGCGACGAGGCCTGGGCACACGAGGCCGTCGAGTGTGCGTACGTCCTCACCGGCACCCTCACGGTCGAGGTCGGCCGTGCCACGCACGAGGTTCCTGTCGGGGCGGCCATCAGCTTCGACTCCAACCAGCCGCACCGCTACCTCAACCGGGGGAGCGAGCAGGTGCGGTTCATCCTCTCCGCCACCCCGCCCACCCCCTAG
- a CDS encoding dihydrodipicolinate synthase family protein, with protein MDRHDISWTGYIPAITTPFDAAGALDLGALDAQLAWLVEQGMHGVILAGTTGEWFSMSEDERAALFQRGAETVAGEALVLGGCNAFTADEVIRHARAAEAAGLDGILVTPPPYVIPNRREILAFYSDVSAGTSLPICVYNWPRGCTVDLDVDLLEEIAGLDQVVAIKNSTGDMRSFLSGLYRLGDRVRYFGVPTSELGADLVTLGHGDGLMGSGGVLGADHPDFWRALAAGDRERALRLGQRDRVIMERWFNPDYGSTFGSAQAIMKTALRLQGVPAGYVRRPLLELTSDEVGLVESTLHDLGIETVALT; from the coding sequence GTGGACCGTCACGACATCAGCTGGACCGGGTACATCCCGGCGATCACCACGCCCTTCGACGCCGCGGGGGCGCTGGACCTCGGTGCGCTCGACGCGCAGCTCGCGTGGTTGGTCGAGCAGGGCATGCACGGCGTGATCCTCGCGGGGACGACGGGCGAGTGGTTCTCGATGTCCGAGGACGAGCGGGCCGCGCTCTTCCAGCGCGGTGCGGAGACCGTCGCCGGCGAGGCGCTCGTGCTCGGCGGGTGCAACGCCTTCACGGCCGACGAGGTGATCCGGCACGCGCGCGCCGCCGAGGCGGCCGGTCTCGACGGCATCCTCGTGACGCCGCCCCCCTACGTCATCCCGAACCGGCGCGAGATCCTGGCGTTCTACTCCGACGTGAGCGCCGGCACGAGCCTGCCGATCTGCGTCTACAACTGGCCGCGCGGCTGCACCGTCGACCTGGACGTCGACCTGCTCGAGGAGATCGCAGGGCTCGACCAGGTCGTCGCCATCAAGAACTCCACGGGAGACATGCGCAGCTTCCTGTCCGGCCTCTACCGGCTCGGCGACCGGGTCAGGTACTTCGGCGTCCCGACCAGCGAGCTCGGTGCCGACCTGGTGACACTGGGCCACGGCGACGGCCTGATGGGCTCGGGCGGCGTGCTCGGCGCCGATCACCCCGACTTCTGGCGCGCGCTGGCAGCGGGCGACCGCGAGCGTGCCCTGAGGCTCGGCCAGCGCGACCGCGTCATCATGGAGCGCTGGTTCAACCCCGACTACGGGTCCACGTTCGGCAGCGCGCAGGCCATCATGAAGACGGCCCTGAGACTGCAGGGAGTGCCGGCCGGGTACGTGCGGCGTCCGCTGCTCGAGCTCACCTCCGACGAGGTCGGCCTCGTCGAGTCGACCCTGCACGACCTGGGCATCGAGACGGTCGCCCTGACATGA